GGCCACCGAGCGCGGCCGTCTGACGGCTCGCCAGATCGAAGCTGCACGTCGTGCGATTTCGCGCCACATCAAGCGCGGTGGTCGTATCTTCATCCGCATCTTCCCGGACAAGCCGATCTCGCAAAAGCCTGCCGAAGTCCGGATGGGTAACGGCAAGGGCAACCCTGAGTACTACGTCGCTGAAATTCAGCCTGGCAAGGTGCTCTATGAGATCAACGGTGTGCCGGAAGCCCTGGCTCGCGAAGCGTTCACGCTGGCTGCTGCAAAGCTGCCCCTGCGTTGCACCTTCGTCGCGCGCATGGTCGGCGCCTGATTGGAGAACACCATGAAAGCAT
This portion of the Paucibacter sediminis genome encodes:
- the rplP gene encoding 50S ribosomal protein L16 — its product is MLQPARRKYRKEQKGRNTGVATRGAAVSFGDFGLKATERGRLTARQIEAARRAISRHIKRGGRIFIRIFPDKPISQKPAEVRMGNGKGNPEYYVAEIQPGKVLYEINGVPEALAREAFTLAAAKLPLRCTFVARMVGA